Below is a genomic region from Carassius auratus strain Wakin chromosome 2, ASM336829v1, whole genome shotgun sequence.
ATAActgatatatgttttattttattttattctttcttaTTTGATTTCTAAACATGTGAACTATCAGGAAATATATTGCTtttcaaacatgtgtaagtaaaTGTGATTTGCactagattgttatttgatctaTAATTGGTTATGGGCAAAGCAGAGCAATAGTGtgctattaactacacataaaaacccaactttttacttaagtatatgtgtgttatgccataaaatatttgtttaatgtgtctggctttgTATTTAATGggaatttaatcaaataaaaatgtaataacattaaaaatatttaataagttactgtaacattttcattttacaaagAGCAAAGTACacttacattatcaaagaacattttcacttcagtctagccagagttcaggcactctcatttaaaaaaatcccatTTAAATCATTGAAGCTGTCTACACTGTGAAATTAATACCTTACTTACATTCTTATGCATATAGTTCAGTCAGcaagcaagtgaacaaaacacaGGGTTTCAgcaatgactcatctgaacgtctCTGATTGGCAATTGCATTAATAatctcaacagaatcgtgtgtgattggttataaggCAAGTTATCTCTTTTTTATCCTTTGGAAGCTGaatttaaaatccacttggctcagaaACTTTGAATGGCCATGACACCTCTGCGAGGCAGCTTaacggtttaatgatctacaacaatataaaacaaatttcggTGATAACTAAACTAATActtaattactataatactgatttcttGCTAGAAATAATATCAAAGGGCAAAAGTtagtcagaaatatacatttacacacaactttccaccaaacgcaactttcagatgccatctttattttttggctcaACAGTCATGGAATGGAACACACAGGATTGtcggatatcaaaggcagcgatacatctatgctgcctttaAAATTCAATCAGAATATGGTGCCTCCGGAGACAGTAAATAAAGCAGAATTTGGTTTCGGATGCCTTCCTGCATTGGAATGCTGcctcccagacagcaagcagtttcggcccagatccggcccacatctgggcccacatggatttcatgcgggttaaatgtgggccagatctgggccaaaactgcttgctgtctgggctccgaaggcagcattttagaGGTTTCGAATGCAGCCACGCACTGTGTCCATATAGgttgcatccgaaaactgaaaaatgcttcCTTCGGAGGTTGTATTCCaagtaggaaggcatcaaggcatgtccgaaatcaatgtcagcttcatttcctgtctcctgagaagCCTTTGTCTGGccggtttttgaaggcagcatagatgtatcccacaatcctgtgcgttccataaTGTGACGgtttagccaaaaaataaagatggcgtctgaaagttgcggtcggtggtcagtttgtgtgtaaatgtatatttctgaaaaacattttccactttttatgtaatttctagcgagaaattaatattacAGTAGTGAAATATCCACCTAGTTATCACCAAAGCGCTCTATATTTTGCTGTCGATCATTAAAACATCATCAAACCTCAGAAGCCTGTGTGAAAtccgtttcatgaggtgccttcgggcaaaaacgctgcctgcaaagtcattgccttaTTAGACAGCAAggcacctgcctaagttttcggatacAGCCATAGTGTCATTGTGTCACCTGCCAATGACGTCATACACCCTCAATTTCCGGTTTTGTAGAGACGCTTTAATGTGTTGTGCGTTTTAATAGACAGGTGACGACCATACAAAGTAGCATGATAACAGAACTTTCAATTCTAGTATGATAAAACAGTGCTTCTATTTTCGCCCACATACGGACGACCGGAAGGAGCGGAAGCAGTCGACTGTGGCATTATAAAAGCTCTGCTGCTTTCGGCCCCTGTGTCGAGCTCGTTCAGTGGCATGGCTTCCTTCtatgttaataaatcattagctcatccatgaacatgatttctgcccGAGTCCCATCGGACTGCGTTGGCTGTGGGGATGAAGacgacaactcccatgattccacactctGTCACGGCATCAAGTCCTCTATAGctagtggcaaaaaaaaaaaaaaaaaaaaaacacagtgccTTTAGGGATTCTTAAAGTAGGATTTATAGCATTAAAGTAGATCTCGAAAGAGATAGACTATTGGGAACTAATGAAAATGCTCATTGTTGTTAGAAGTAAACTTTTACATTGTAGAACAGTATTGCATGACAAGTTGTTTATCCATTTCTATATCATGCCTCTGGGCAAAATCAGATTAAATTTAGGAGGAAGCCCTCAAACTGACTTTTTGAATGTCAAAGCTGTCATTCAAACTGACATAACgtattgcagaaaaataaaatcagatgGAGAATCTGAGAAGCCTGTGACATTTGGGCTAATATGTTACCTTTTTTTAGACTCCGATTTAATAGTCTGTGTAACTTCTGCAAGTACAAATATGGTCATTTGGTCTTAGCTTTGCCCTCAATGAGAACTTTTAAAAATTAGAACTTGCAAAAAAGCACCATGCTTTAGCATATTTGGGCAAAAGGCAGAACAAGCATTAAACTAGTGTTTCAGGTTTAAATTCACCAGAGAGCTGGAATCATGACTAGTCCATACTAATGAGCTGGCACTTCAAAATGAAAAACATGGACAACAGCAAACAAATGCACATGGcagagttttattttaaataaataacacgtACTGGACACTGGTCAAGTGCAATGTCAAGACTTTAATGACACAATAACACTGTACAGCTAGGTGGCATTTTCTGCATGTCAGCATTACACCGATGTATAAAAATAGCAcggtaataaaaacaaaaagacacatttgGACTAAGAGTGGTCAAACTGCCAAATTGTCCACTTTATTTctcatccttttttctttttccacatCACCCCTTAAACCAGCTGCATCTCTAGTGCCCAACATTTGAAACTGGTCGCAGTGGGCCAGTCGTTGACCACGCCAAAACTCTGAGCCCTTACACACCAGACAAGATCCACACCTCCAAGATCAAGCCACATGAGAAAAAGGCCTTCTAAGCAGAGGTCAAGGCCTGGTCCAGTGAGAGTAGTTTCTGTATAATATTAAGATGAATGCGGCGCacccaaaatagaaaaaaaagttaacttgaGCCCTGGAAATGCAGCAAGGTGTACATCACGTCATACTTTAGTTACATACAGTCAAGAACAGTGTCCATGTGTACATTCATAGTGAGGTGCATTTTACACAAGTTTCAGGTAATACATTTAAGTATCACAGCAGTGCATTGTGGTTTAGTATCTTGTGCCCCTTTTCTTCAAAGCACCTGATGGGACAAAGTTGCACAAATAAACACtagttactaaaaaaaaaaaaaaaaacacgatgtGACCGGATTAAACCCCTAAACTCACCTCTGCCTCTCTGGCAGTAGGTAAATTGGGTCTCATCATATTCACTTCTTGGCCTTTGTTGGTGGACTGTCTTACAAGTCGGCCTTCTCAAAGGAGTTCTCCCTTTACAAATCAAAAAGAACACAGTGTAAAAGACATACTAGACCCTTGCATTGAACAATTTTAGACATCCAAGTAGGTAAAAACCAAATCAACCCTACCTTGATCCTGAGGTCCACTAACTTGCCTCCAAGATCTTGGTTTGGCACCATAGGTCACCCAGTTCTCTTGGTCAGAGACAACACCCTCTCTCCATTTTcgttctaaaaatatttttgcatgagTAGACCACCTTGTGACAGCATTAAAGTgcaaattcaaattattattattattttttatatcacccTTACCAATACAAGGCCTGCACAAGGCACCCTTTTGAATTCTCTTATCTGCTTTAGCCAGAGAGCCACACTCCTCAAAGCACTCTCCTTTGGGATGCACATGAGCCTGCTCATGTAGACCACAGCTCTCTTGGCCTTCACACAGCAGCTTCCTGTGCCGGTGTTTGGCACAGTGATGGCCACAAGAGGGAAGGGCATGCCTACTGTAACTCTTCCTCTTCGGTATTCTCGGAGATTCACAGTTACTCCGCACATCTGTGTCGAGGTCATACTCACAGTCTTGATCGGACGCCTCGTCTCTCTCAAGATGGCTGTGTTCGGCCACTTTGCACATTCCTACTTCATCCTGCAAGCTTGAGCcgcagcacacacacattttctggcAGACAGGGCAAGTTTTGTCCACACTCAGGAGCTCTTTTCTGGAGCTAACAGGAACGTCAGTGGTTTCAGCCAGCTTACCACCACCAACATACACATGCCCCGGAATGAGATCAAGATCCTCCACATCAGTGGAGAACATTTCATCTCTGGAAGAGAGCTCATCTATGGACGGACTCAGAACACTCTGGCGTTCTTGGGTCACGGGAGGGTAGTAGCTGTAGGAATATGCACTGCCGATTGAGGACAGATAGTTTTGTGGAGGCAACAGCATAGATGGAGAATCAAAGTAAACAAGTGGGTCAATCGTGCGTTCAAGACTAAGGCCAGTTGTTGTCTTATTGCATGGCAAGCGAAGGATTTGATATGACAGGTCAAACTCTTCAGAGAGCTTTATGAGAGGCTCCATAACATCAGCATCAGTAGATGCAATATTCTGTACCAGCTCATCACCTGGTTTCTCCGAATCGAGGTCCTCCGTTGGATCAGCAGGGTCTTTGACACCACTACAGAACACATTGCCAGTTGCATTGGTTGTTGACTTTTCATTTTGGCAGCATGTTTCATCAGGAACACTTTGTTGCTCATTATCCACATTGGCATCCTCTTTCTCATGGACAGAGGAACTGTCAAGGGGTAGCACATCTGATAGCATACATTCATCCAGTCTACCCTGGCTAGATTCAGCATCATACGCAGAGTCGCTGTAGGTTGTGGGCCTTGTGACCTGATCCTCCTTGCCTTCCTGAGAGGTGAGCTCTAATTTAGAGTCTTCATTTAAACAGGTCAGTTTATCTCCTTGTACTACATCAGGGGTAGACGAGACCACAGAGTTAAGCCCCTTGTCACCACCTTGTTCACTGGCCTTCAGACTCTCAATTTTGTCTAGCAGTTTGTTGACTGAATCACTAGGATCAGTTTGGACCTCAGAACAGGCAGTCTCCCGATGCGTCCCTGCATGTTGATAGTGGTGGCGGACACGCAAATCGTAGGATGCAACGGAGGGGAAGTGGGGGTTGATTCTTCTGTAATCAATAGGCTGCATGGGTGCATGTGGGATCACATACCCAGGATACTGCATAAACTGATAAGGGGCCACATACGGTCGGCCGAATTGCAAAGCTggaacaaagagaaaaaaaaaatggttgtgaTAAATTAACTGATAGTCAACAGTAATCACTGCCTCAAAAGACTGAACTTACATGGCCCTGGAAAGCCATAGTGGCCATATGGATTCATGGGCCATTGATACATATAATAAGGTTGAGATGGTGGCTGAACATAGAAAAAGGGCCTGGTGTGGTTTACTGGATGGTGAGGTTGCCCAACTCCCATTGATTGTGAAGTGTTGTTTAtgcctaaaaacaaaaacaaaacaaagttgcATTTGCCAGATCATTATAGGCTACATAATTAGCATTTGCCTGGGTGTAGTTATTCAGTATCCCTGTCGTTCAAACAATAGAGCATAACGCTAGAAACAAAGTCATGGGCTGAGAAGATTACCTTCCATTTCTTGTGAGGAGACGAAGACAGCACAGGATACAAAACACCGCAATACTGTACAACAAACGTTCCACGCTCAAAACCACGATATATTAGACCAAACAAACAATACCAATAAAGGAAAAGAAAGGACAGGCATTCTATTAGCACATTTTATattacaacagcaaaaaaaaaaaaaaaaaaaaaaacactaacctCAGATGTGAAAGTGACAAAGTGGACTTAAATGTGTATAAAGCGAGAGCAACTAACTCTGGCAATAAAGTTTTTCACTTCAGATTTATAAGTTATGCTTGTTTTCAGCGATCCACGCAATCAAATGGCAGCCAGCAGGTGTATCCAATTTATCCTTTATTCAGCAAAGCACTGACGTCGGACTTTATCATAAGCAGTCTATGCCTCTAGTCtacctcatttaaaataataacaataataaatatataataattattatagtgtTGCTTCataattcatatattaatttgttttgtattataattCAACTTAATCAGTTCACATTTATGTACTCCAGTTTCACTAATCTACCCATTGTTATGTTGATGAAATGCGCTTCCTCACAGTCACAGCGCCTCTATGCGGATAGATATTTCAGTTTACGTGTGAGTGAAGGAGAGCACTGCTCCTCTGTCAATACACGGTGAGTACGTTATTATCAATCGACAGCTCATAAAATACTTCAGACAGTTGAGTTGACTAAAAAGTATTAACAGGGCCACATGTAGAAGATTCTTCGTAATGTAGCTGACCAGTGTTTTGATTATTAATCCTAAGCGTTAGCCTGTTAGCGTACTAGTATTAAATATCAGCGGGCAATAAAACAATAGTAGGGGTTTGATTTTAGTACACGTCTGTCCGTACGGGTTGGACAAATAACAACGAAGACAGTAAAACATCCGTTTATctagaaactgaaatgtatttGAGTAGACTTAACGTTAGCTGACTAGCTTCGTGTGAGTTGTTATGGTTTCACTTTCCAATTCAAAAGACAGCTAGCGTAATAGCTCATGTGGATTTAGTGTAAAAGCATCTCAATACAGGTTATTTAAATGATGTGACATTCATGTATGCAAAATATTAACAATGACTGCAAATAAACGATAAAATGACTCTGTATGTTTGACAAGATGATCAACAAATGTGTTGTTGACTCTTGTTTATGCTTCAAACATAATAAACCAGTAAGCCACCATTTCTAATGCCACTAAACTTGAACTATAAACCCAACTACAGTGTAATTAGTTTGTTTTCTGATGCATAAGAAACAATGAATAATTCAGGCCCTGCGTGTTTTAAACCTAAAGCTTTGATGACTCTCTTTCAGCTATGGCCTCTCTCAGTGATCAGCTGGAGGAGCTGAGGGTGAATGTGGAAGTCAGCTTGTCTACTCCAGGTTCTGCCCAGGAGATGAGGGCAGGGGTGACAGCCATGGCCAACATCCCCCTCCCACCCTCCAGCAAATACCGCTACATCGCTGCTGAAAGCATGTTGACGGAGAACAGTAATGGAAATAATAAGAAGGAGGTGAGAGCTGGTGTAATGATTCATTTTCCTCTGCAATCCAAAGAGTGTATGATTATATATACAGCAGGAAgcaaaatttttactttttaaccaTTTGCATGTAGTGAATGCATACAAGGCTATGACCATGTCTTGAAGATTGGGGGATAAAGGTGGGTAGTAGTAGTAGTCCTTTAAATAAAAacgatttaaaggttttaaaggaataaagaaaaaaaaacacataaaataactatccattattgaaatcaaaatatttaaaaatactattttatttttaaatacacacacatttactctTTGTAATATGTTAAAAATGGCATATTACATATTTATGGCATATTAATGTTTCTTGTACTCCATTGTGAACTACAGTAATCACttatatggtgaaaaaaaaaaaaaaaacagtagtttgCATTAATGGATATGGTTTTTAGTTGTTTAACATCTCTGTCATAGAACAGTTATCAAAAAGTTTAGCTACTCTTATATCCTACTTTGCACTTTCTCTGTTAAACATGAAGTGTCATGAAAATATATCTTATACACAATTTGTCCATATCCGATTATTTGGGGGGAACTGTCTTTGGTGGTTATGGGCCTGACTGTATAAATTGGGAATGTATGGGTTTATATTGGCCATGTGAATGATTGACATTAAGCGCATAATAATACATAGCTCTGGGTAATCTGTCACAGTTTCCTCTCGTGTTTCACAAGAATTTGTTCTCTTTCCACTCATTTATATGACTTCCTAGTTCATTTTTACCAACTGTTGTTGTTTCTGGGTTGTAATGTATTCTTGTATGACTATTCTGTTGTTCATTAATTTCTTCTGATCTTTTTAGTCCCTCAGCCTCCTGCAGAAGCTTTCCACCGCTCTTAACATCTTGGAGAAGTATGGCTccaatcttaccaaccccaacaGGCCGAAGTACTGGCGTACAGTAAAGTACAACAATCCTGTCTTCAGGACAACTGTAGATTCTATTCAGGTGTGTGGTGGATGAGATTATGAGGCTTTTTGTATGAACCATACAAATTTCTGTGGTTACTATTGTTTATCTTCCTCTTTCAGGGTGGCAGAGCAGTACTCAACCTTTATGGCTACACCGATCAGCAGCAAGATGGCTTGAGCTTTCCTGATGATGTTGTCCAGCCAGATGTTGGGAAGGTGGCATCAGTGACTCTTGAGGTCATGTGTCTCCGTATGGAGCTGGACATGCTAATCAAGGTCTGAGGCTGTCAAGTGTAAGCACTTAGTGGGTTTATCACAAAATCACAAATAACCATTCAGCTCACATAGAGTCTTTCTCTTTTCTGTAGGGTACCCATCCTTATCCAGAGTTTTTTGAAAGACTTATTCCGTCCCTCAGAGTGctggtacagttttttttttttcccattctgCACTTATTTAAATTTGTCGGATCATTTATATGGTTACAATAACTTGTCCATGCACTTTTTTCAACATCAAAATAGTAGGTTAAAAGTGATAtatacactaccactcaaaagtcacttatttattatatactttttaatagaaattaatacttttgttcagcaagggtacattaaattgatcaaaagtgacagcaaggacatttataatgttacaaaagaaacaacggaaattataaataaataaaaatgttggaatcgccacaaaaatattaagcaacacaactgttttctgtttcttgagctcaaaatcattatattagaataatttctgaaggatcatgtgaccctgaagacttgagtaatggcttctcaaaaaaaatcagctttgctatcacatgaatcaattaaatttaaattattttttttaaatgcattaaaacagaaaacacttatttaataaatattaacaatatttacaaaattagtttctgctgtatttttgataaatgcagccatggtgaacaTAAGACTTCTTAACAGcctaaaacttttgaatggtggtgtttGTATAAGGGAAAGTGCTTTTGTTAGAGTTGTTTCCTTTTTTGCAAGTTATGTTAATACTGTGGCCTCCATATAATGTCTATACAGGATGAGGGAATCAGCACAGATGCAGTTACCTTCTCTCCTAGTGAAAGTCCATGGGAAAAACAAACTCCCTCGCCTGCATTGACTCCTCTTGAGCCTAAATCTCCATTCAGTCCAGCCCACTCTCTCTCTTCTCAAGTGCCCTCTAATCAAACAGGTAAGCATGTCACAATTACCAACCCTGGCTTTCCTTTTAAAGAATAGATTTAATTTTGAGTGTCCGCTTTCATCATTTCTATTCTATTCCGTGGAACTGCTCTGCAGAGATCTGCACCATATGTGGTATATTTCCGGTGTCTGCTCACTGTCCCACCTGTACTCAGCGGCTGTGCTTAGAATGTGACAGGCTTTATCACTCCCATTCAGGGCGTTCCACGCACATTAGGATTCCTGTGACTTCCTCAAAAGCCACAAAACGGCTCAGGTTAGCACTGTTACTCTGGAAGGTTGAGAGAACATATTTGTGTAGAGGATTTTGTTGAACACCTCTGTATGtcgccatttcttttttttccttagcTCATCGCTGTCAACATGGCAGTGTTCATACTGCACTACAGTAAATACGGTTCAACAGGTTTTGTGTGAAACCTGTGATCGACCCCGCTTGTCCTCTGCTGCGCCATCTCTACAGGAAGAGCCATCTCAGCCCTCTACAATATCTGGTTAGTCTGTgcatccttcttttttttttcagtttactttcactttttccCCATTAAATAGGCCATCAGTGATGTTTGACCTTTTGATATGTCAAGCTGATAATTCGACATGACATAAACATCtgaaatcagtttttttattttttttccccatcacTTCCTTCTATCAGAATGGCAATGTAAAAGCTGCACTGTGGTGAATGCAGGCAGCAGCATTCTGTGCGAGGTGTGTGAGCGCCCTCGTCTTGCCACCAGACCCCCTGTCACACCCTCACGTCCGACCCCCTCCTCTGCAGGACTCATGGACAGCCAGGTGCCATTATCTACTACATACCATATGCAGTTTTCTTACAGATTACaggttttttgtttacatatatagGTGAAGTGTATAATTTATGTACCAATAAGTCAAATCAAGCTATAGCGCTTCATACAATACAGTTTTCAGAGCATTTTCACGGTAACACATGGCTAAATAACAGAAGCTaacttatttaaatacaaaacaaattcaaattcTGCCGTAAAGCAGCTCTAGAAAATAAatggtgtaattgtttagttccagtcagttcagtgttgattcagttcaattcattaagtgtaaagttaattaattatgaaatgagtTCTACAGAAGGCAACATTGTTATTCATCTCAagtcagttcaatgttgattcagtttaattcaataacggtgttaatattgcaaaaaatcataaattgttaaaGTAATTTGATTCAGATATAAGCTGCTCTATGAAAAACAATAGTATCATAATCCAGCTCAATTcgaattcagttttgttctcatctgataGTGTCTGTTCATTCAGTTATATTGTCTATTCGAATGCACTATGTTGCAAAAAGTAATGTAAAGATTCCCTACATTCTCTACTGTTTATCAGGAAGTTCTGATGTATAAACTTCTAATGAGCCAGTGTTATTTTGGTGTGCTAAATAAAGATCACAGTTCTTTTTGGTGCTGCTGCTGGTGGGTGTAATAGATAATCTATTTAACACCGATTAACTGAAGAGAATTGTCATTGCAAATGAAATGAGTCTCATACTGAGTTTTATCCTGAATGCAGGTTCCTGTTTTGACTTCTCCTATTTTCCTTGTCATTTAGTGGGTTTGCCAGTTTTGTACGTATGTCAACCACACACTATCACCTGTATGCGAAATGTGTTGTCTGTCGAGGTCAGAGCCTGCTCTGTCACTCCCTAAGCCCCTCCCACTCTCACCAGTCAAGGACATCACACCGCTTCCAGCGCCACCTAAAGTCATTCCCACTGAGGACCCTGATTTCAAAAGGCAAAGACTGATGAGGGAGGAAGGGCTTAAACTTATTCAGATCATTCGTGTAAGTTTGatcgtttttgttgttgtagccTGCGCATCATCCTCAGAAGTTTACAAGTATCCTCATTGCCTCTGTCCTTTTCTCAGGAGGGAGAGAAGAAAGGAGTGAGCCCAGAGGAGGTTTACACCAGCATGTGTGTGTCAGGAAACAGTAATGTAACACCGTATGATTGGCTGAAAGCCGAGCTACCTCATGTGCTTGATGAGATCTGTGTGATGGCGGCATCCTGTCAGCAAGAACCCAACACACAATCAAACTGTTTAGGGGGGGACAATGGCCAGGATGGACAAAAGAGCAATGCAGTGCCCCTGTCCAGAGCAGAAGCTAAACGGGCCTGGCTGGCAGCAGGGGGCGACAATGAGAAGGCTGTCAGACAGGCTCTCAGAGCCCGAAGAGTTAAAGTGAGTAAAGACTATTCTTGTGCATCCAAACACCATAATACTGATACTCATACTGATTAAACATCTATGGCTATTATATGGGGAATTTCATCTGTTTTTCTAGACTTTTCAGAATATTTAGTGATGTAACTTTAAATGCTAACATTAAAATTGAAGGGATGGCAGTAGGAAAGAAAGCTTAATTTGGAGAAGCTGTATGTCAAGCTGTGTTTTGATACTATTTTAGGCAAcaacttttattaacatttacaacAGGATAAGAATATATAACGCTTAACAGATCCGTTTTCTATATGTACAGGTACatatttcaagttcaagttcattttatttatattgcacattttatAACAGCCACtgactgaccaaagtgctttacagaactACAAGATTAAAACAATAATACCATGAcacaaaattctaataataacattgttaaatgtcatttttaaaataattgttataatgTTGCCTAGTCacagtttttagtgttttattttttatatatttaaattaaataatattgagTATTAATGTTGTccgtaacatgaaaataattattggcttatcaGTATCATTCCTggtaaatatgacattttggCTCTTTTTGTTTGTTAGGTAAAAGAGCTTGGCTCTCTGGGCTTTAATGATGTGACCCGCTGTGAAGAAGCCCTGCGGCAGAGTGGAGGGGATGTGAGGGGGGCTCTTGCTCTGCTGCAGCGCCCTTTACTGGAGCCATTTCATCAGCGCATGTGGAGTGACGAACCAGAGCCCCCCATTGACATCAACCATCCTGATAAACAGGTGACTGGCCTTTTACCTTAATGGAGCTTCACTGAGACACTGCATTCCTTTCTCACCATTAGATGTACAAAACAGTTTTTTGTGAAAACTTAGTCTGTATCATTttttgtgtgatatatatatattgtgttcagCATGTTTGCCGTAGGCTGCTAGCAATGTTTGACCTGCCCAGCTGGGGGCGCTGTGAGCTGGTTCTGTCTTTGCTGCGGGACCCCACAGCCACATACACACTGGAGGATGTGGTTCAGGCAGTGCGTGAATCACCTGACCGGGACTTCATTCGCCGTGTGCTGAATAAGGAATGCCCCATCTGCCTGTCAGTTTTTCCCCACAGCAAGGTACTTTGCATCAGCTCCTTCTTTGTGATTGACTCCAAATCTTACACTTTTGACATCAGAATGCCCTTACTTTTAGGCATATGAACTGTTAAAGGGGAAGTTCACCTAAAAATCATCATCAagtcatttactcaccattattTTGTCAATTACTTCAGTggaatgcaaaaagaaaacattttgaaaaatgactaCTAGTCATACTGTCCCACTGGGTCCAGTTCACAAACGATCTCTACATGGAAAAATGctacattacattttttggggggtaaTGAATGTGTTTGAAAGTACATTAAATCAGGGCTATTTTTtggtgtttttctgtctgtcttagATGCGGTCTCTGACATCGTGCCAGTGTTCCGTGTGCTGTGGATGTTTCAAGCAGCATTTCACCATAGCGGTGAGGGACAAGCACATCAGAGACATGGTGTGTCCTGTCTGCACAGAGCCTGACATCAACAACCCTGAGCACCTGAATAGCTACTTCTCCACTCTGGACATACAGGTACtgctagagagaaaaaaaataaagaggatCAGTGCAATACTGGGACTTGAAACAGCAGCAATATAGCTGGGCTTCAAGCTACTCACTGTGATGTATGAAACCATCTTTTGTGCGTTTGTGTctgtctctatgtgtgtgtgtgactgcccAGCTCAGGGATTGTCTTGAGCCGGATGTGTACGATCTTTTCCACAAGAAGCTGACTGAGCAGGCTCTCATCAAGGACCCAAAGTTCCTGTGGTGCAGCCATGTGAGTGACACTGCCTCCCTGCACTTTT
It encodes:
- the LOC113117582 gene encoding uncharacterized protein LOC113117582 — its product is MEGINNTSQSMGVGQPHHPVNHTRPFFYVQPPSQPYYMYQWPMNPYGHYGFPGPSLQFGRPYVAPYQFMQYPGYVIPHAPMQPIDYRRINPHFPSVASYDLRVRHHYQHAGTHRETACSEVQTDPSDSVNKLLDKIESLKASEQGGDKGLNSVVSSTPDVVQGDKLTCLNEDSKLELTSQEGKEDQVTRPTTYSDSAYDAESSQGRLDECMLSDVLPLDSSSVHEKEDANVDNEQQSVPDETCCQNEKSTTNATGNVFCSGVKDPADPTEDLDSEKPGDELVQNIASTDADVMEPLIKLSEEFDLSYQILRLPCNKTTTGLSLERTIDPLVYFDSPSMLLPPQNYLSSIGSAYSYSYYPPVTQERQSVLSPSIDELSSRDEMFSTDVEDLDLIPGHVYVGGGKLAETTDVPVSSRKELLSVDKTCPVCQKMCVCCGSSLQDEVGMCKVAEHSHLERDEASDQDCEYDLDTDVRSNCESPRIPKRKSYSRHALPSCGHHCAKHRHRKLLCEGQESCGLHEQAHVHPKGECFEECGSLAKADKRIQKGALCRPCIERKWREGVVSDQENWVTYGAKPRSWRQVSGPQDQGRTPLRRPTCKTVHQQRPRSEYDETQFTYCQRGRGALKKRGTRY